tatacactaccattcaaacatTAGGGCCGTgtatgattgttttttttttttatgtttttgagtcATTATGCTCacaaggctgcattaatttgatccaaaaatacaataaaaacagtaatattgtgaaatattattataatttaaaattactttttcctattgtaatatatatttaaaaagtaatttatttctgtgatggcaaagttgaattttcagcagccatcactccagtcttcagtgtcacacgatccttctgaaatcattctaatatgctgatttgatggtcaagaaacatttcttattattatcatcattatcgCGATGTGCTTATCAGCGATAGTCACATCGCAGGATGTGCGATGTCAAGTATAGTGATCATAGTCGCTCCGTACGGCCCAGGCACCACGGTTCAAAACGTATTCTCGGATGAATTGCAAAGTTTAACCATCATGGAgcgaaagtttatcatttgcacgTTTTAGGttctgtcagtttaaacattcaagtgattttaaaccattttagGGCAATAAGatgcgaaagagaactcaaatCAGAACTGCTCTTTCGTGAACATTTCTGCTTGAATGGACACATACATGCAAAATGCCATTTTCGCCTAATATCCTTGTAAACACAGTTGCTTATGGCTTAAGTGAGTGTAAAcaactgagaaagaaaatggattaaatatatttaatttatacagtgaagactatgcagtgttattttacatttgattattcaatttctgtattaaAATACTGTTAAGACTTTCTTacctgaaaaacataaagcattttttattccatttgtatctttgttctgtttatatttatctatgcttgtaatttattttctttgcaAATTCACTACCCTACAAAACCACCTCAGTCATTCTAGAATGATTCATTATTTCCAAGTAGAATTATTCAAGTCATGTGGTGAgaattttttcatatatatatatatatatatatatatatatatatatatatatatatatatatatatatatatatatatatatatatatatatattgcacaataacaaaatatcaaaatatcgtgcagccctatatCACAGTTGAAGCGATTGTGCTGCGTAACATTTTCGTGGAatattttcagaattctttgaatagcaagtttaaaagaacagcatttacttaaaatagaaatcttttgtaacattgatGTAAATGTCCttcagttttgatcaatttaatgcatgtttgctgaatatgattattttcttaaaaaaaaaaaaacgacttactgaccccaaaccccAAACTGTATATGTACATTAATGTTAGACATAACTGTATTTGTTCGTTACCAAGAATTCTTTTTACAAAGTTTACAACATTAAGTCTGTATGTTATTCCAATTAAACATGTAGATGGGTGATGTTGTATtttcatcaatgaaattcatccTTATGGAACTGTCCTCACATaattgaattttacattttgtgtttcCCCCCACCTCGTGGTAATTTTCTGTATACAGTAGTATTCTTATGCATAAGAAACATTAGCAGCTTTCCTTACAGAGAATCAGGTCATACAGATATAGATGAAGCTTTTAGATACATTTAGCTTTCTAGAGGTTATTCCTCATCCCACACTTGTCCCAAAAAGTAAATTATTCAGTATTTATGATGGCCACCAGTTTTTAAATCACCagacagattaaaaaaaaaatgcttgcaaGACTGGTTATGCTGGTTAGAGCCTATGCagatacagttttttttttttttaacagacaCACTGTTGCTATGTGCATTTAGTGTATTTGACTACATTCAAACATAAAATAGGTTACTGGGGCAACAAAtgtattatgattattatatatatttttacattaaaacatatttaacttTAACACATTTTGTATCCAGATGGTGCGTGTTTGCCCTGACCTTTTTGCTGGTTTGCTACAGTGTCTTTAAACTGCAGTAAATTCAGTTTTGTCAGCTGATTTATTTGTTGTCATGCTTTCTGTTCAGCCAAGTGTAAGATATGTGAGTGGTCCTTCGAGAGTGAGCCGGTGTTCCTGCAGCACATGAAGAACACCCACAAACCTGGAGAGATGCCTTATGTGTGTCAGGTAAATTAAGTGAAATTGACCTGGATGAACCTTATGACCAGTCTTCATCTTTAATAGTAGGAGTGTATCAGAGTCTATAATGCCTTGACACTTACAGGTGTGTGAATACCGCTCCTCCTTCTACTCGGATGTGTTTAACCACTTTCGTACCTGGCATGAGGATACCCGCCACCTTCTGTGCCAGTACTGCCTCAAGGTTTTCAAGCATTCCACCAGTTACCAGCAGCACTATATTCGTCATCAGGTGAGCATAAGTTAtaagaataaattataatataataaaaaagaaaataataattgcATGTATAAATATTTTCAACACATTCTCCTTTTGCAGACTATTTGCTGCTTTTGCAAAGTCTTACTGATCAATTAAATAGTCTGGTGTTTTTTACACTTTGATGAGGGGATCCATAAGGATGCATTGTTTGAATATTTTGCAAAGAAATATGCATGTGATGTACTCTTATGTCCATTATTGCTTGACTCAACAGATGTAGATTTTGAACTTTGTGACTCTGACTGTTCTTTTGTTCTCTCCAGAAGTCAACGGTTTACCACTGTAACAAATGCCGTCTCCAATTCTTGTTCACAAAAGACAAAGTTGAGCATAAAATCAATCACCACAGGACTTTCCGAAAGCCTCGTGAATTGGAAGGACTCCAGCCTGGGACaaaagtaaatatatatttgtctGTTTAAGGGCTTTCGCACCAGAGGGAagttttcatagttcctagaactactGGCAGAATTATCCTCTTTTTGCCATATTCGCAACACAGAAACTGTGAacgattttagttctaggaacgccttttgggggaactaaattagctcctacttcagagtagggtctaacccAGCACAATAGGAACTACCAGTGACGCAAGTGTAAGCATGTGAAACACCGGTAcccatcatttaaaaaaaaaaaagccatggAAACACAGAATATAGCCTATGTATTAACTCCACAAACTAACtcaacatggaaaacagtgataGATGAACTTCTCAACTTCTCGCTAAGGAGAAAATCCTGCACAACTTTGACCAAGGGACCAAGCGAAACATGATTATGTATCTGCTCAGCTAGCAACATTGGGTATCAGCCACACagcaaacactttttttttttttctccatattcgATTTACTTTCTTTGTATAACAGGTCTATCTAATAACATATTAGATAAAACTGTTAAACAGATCATAAACTAATGAAGACTGAGAATGGGAGTGCAGTGTGCTCAGGCTCTAGTGTTCTCAgcactgtcaaaataaaagtcacaaaAAACAAGCACAGCTTAATATGTCACTTCAAGAGTTCTTACTGGTGGTGCAAATGCAACAAGTAAAATGATCCTAGGGGAACATTTAGTTCTCGGGGAACCGCCctggtggctagttcctatTATTAAGTTCCTATAACTACacggtgcgaaagccccttttgtttgtttgtttgagagCAAGTTCAACtattgcaaaaatatatattgttttatatgtcaTCTGCTTATTTCTAGGTGACCATTAGGGCATATGTTGGGACAAAGAAGTCACCAGGTCAGGCATCTTCAAAAGCATCCACTATTTTTCAGAAGAATAGTGTAGGCAGTTCACAAACATCAGCATGTAGTGGTGATCAGCAATCACAACGACATGGACCTGGGAGGAAACAGGTCAGCAAGACGTTTGACTACTTGTCCAAGTTCCAAGAGCAGAGGTAAGCTTGTGTTGCATTTTACATTAAACCATTTCTGCTTGATATCAGAACTTTGAAGTATGTACTTTTGGTCTTCCTCTCTCCAGGGCACTATTGGGCAGACATAAGTGTGTGGAGTGCACTTTTGACATTCCAGACTTTGCGAATCACTACCCTACTTATGTTCACTGCTCACTTTGCTTCTACAGCACGTGCTGTTCTCGTGCTTATGCAAACCACATGATCAAGTAAGTCAAGTCATATATCTTTCTTTACATCCTTTTGCACCtctgtaaatgaaaaaaaaaaactgtggcACTTGAAATTGAAGTTTGAAATTTAGTTTCGTATGCCAGGCAGTTATTGTGACAATATACTGATTCgcaattaatttttatttcagcaatCATGTTCCTGGAAGAGTCCCAAAAGCTTCTAAAAAGGGGCCTCCGaggtaatatattaatatttcgattttaagttttattttacacaatCTGAAACAGTATTTTATGGGTAATTTGGTGCTCTTTTGTAGCGGTGTAAAGCTGAACTGTGCGGGTTGTGAGTACTCCACTGCTCTGGGGAATTTGATGGCCAAACATCTCATTAAGTTCTCTAATCACTCCCACTGCATCTTCACTCGTAAAGGTGGGTGTTCTCCAACTcaacaaaacatttgtttttcctGAGTCTTTGGAAAATGTTGTCTTTCTGCATgcttgtttttctttctctgcTTTCTTACTCCTGTAGATAGAAGGCATCCGACTCTATTGTAGGTGTCATTAATTGCATGATTATAATACTAATATAGTACTAATAGACAGAAAAGTAAAAATACATTGGAGCTTAATTAATAGTATCATGACAATCACTGCTACTTGACTCTTGTACAACTTATAACTAAATGACATTTACTTAACAACAGGGTCCAAAATGAATGCTTATCAAGTGCCAAATGCATGTAATGGGAATAAAAAGATTTTTCCTGGGTGTGTAAAATTCTTTTGTGATATCAAAATAATTCAAGTTCACAATGTAAAACCCGTTAAATTGCTGTACAATTGCTGGATTACCTTTTTAAGTAAATGTACAGCATCTACGATTTACACATGTAACAACTTTTCTTTTATCCATATCTACAGGCTTAATTAGCTTGTAGTAATTACATCAGTTTGTTCAGAACTTTGTAATTGGATCAAACTCATTGACAGCAGATTTCTTACATCAGAGCATCTTATTGACACACCCTGCttagcactgtatatatattttcactgcTTGAATGTTATTGATTCTGTTGATAGACACCTACAATAAAGAAGGATCATTTTTCCATGCATTCTTAGCTAAACTCAAACATTACAGATATGCTTAAAACATTTGCAAAGAGGCCAGTCTTGACTAATAGCCCGCAGTATGTGATACACAGCAATCACACATGTGGGGTATGAGCTCAAGCTGTCCGTTGTCAAAATGGACAAACGGGGGCCTTTTGTACTTGGTGTGACTTTGCAGGACTTACTGGCAAGCCTTTGCAAGAGCACTCTGGATGAGTAAATGAGTATTTACACAAATCCTACTGCACACCACCTGAACTGGAGAATATCAGgaggagtaaaaaaaaaaaaaaccctaaaatGGGTTAATTTAGAAACATGACAAATGAATAACGACAAGGACTATCCATCGGGAATTTATCTGCTGCTTCTGAGCTGcttattgttttctttttcaaaagcTAACTGACCTATCAGAACCACATATACATTGAGCATGGTGTTATAAAATGGATTATTGGTGATGGTAGAGACTCCAAGGAGAAGACTAACTCTGTGTTCCTGTAATCCCTCCCCTCCCCTACAGAGTGTTTGGAGACAGATATTGAGTTCTGCCAGGTTGAGGAGGAGGTGGAGGGTCCACAAGGGGATGAAGCTAGTGATGTTGGGACACAGCCTGACTGGTTGTCCATGAAGGAGTGGAGTGTGCCCAAAGAGGAAGGAACTGTGCCAGAATTCATGGACAGTTGTGGCCCACAGCATATAATGGCCAGAAATAACGATGTCCTCGACTACTTCCAGCTTCTTTTTCCCGACGTCCTCTTTGAGCAGATTGTTTTTGAGACCAATTCATATGCTACTTATTGCAGCTCTTTGGGGCAGGGGGATCCTTCCTGGCACTCTGTGTCCATTGAGGAAATCAAAGGCTTCTTTGGTCTCTCTATCCTCATGGGCCTTCAAGGCCAGGTGGAGCCAGAGTTGTACTGGTCCTGGGACCATCACCAAGGCCGCCATGGCTCCAGAACATGTGAACTCTTTTACAGGACCATGTCAGTCAGACGCTTCAAGCAGATCAGCACTCACATCCGAATGAGCAGCATGCTTATGGAGAACGAAAATCAGAGTGCTGACAAGTTGTCCTTTTTTCAGCCCATGCTGGGCATTCTGCAGACAAGCATGCAGGATGCCTACAGGCCAAACAAGTGTCTGACAGTCGATCAAGCTTTTCTACCAAGCCATGACAAAGGAATCGCTCAGGAGAAGAGTAGAAATTCCCAGCCAAGGATATGGCTACTGTGTGACTCAAAGTCAGGCTACTGCCATAAACTGCTGGTCTTAACACGACAGGAGAAAAACAAAGACTTGGGGAAATCAGTTGTACCGAAACTCATAGAGGGCCTTGAGGGTAAACACCACCACATTTTCTTGTCCAGCTCACTTGCATCTGTGCCACTCATGCGAGAGCTTTATGACATTGGTATATACTGCTCTAGCTCCGTCCTGCCCCAAAGTCTAATTTTGCCCAAGGAGTTTTGGGATGAACCTCCATTGAACAATCCAGGTGATTTCCAACAGTATGAACACACCCCACTCCTTGCCACCAGATGGAAAGATAACAAGCAGCTGGTATGCCTCTCCACAAATGCTGATGCAGGCCAGCCAGATGTGGTGTGGAGGAGATCTCCCACTAAGATTGGTGAGCTTTGCACCATTGAAAGGCCCCAGGCCTTTAAGTTGCTCCAGGACAACATGCGTGGTGTTGACATCTGTAACCAGCTGCTGACGTGCAACCAACTCGGTGGGCTGGTTCTTGACACCAATTGGCGGCGTCTCTTCTGGTTCCTTGTCAACTTAAGCATCATCAATTCTTTCATTGTTCTTCGAGAGACCCGCAAAGACAACCCACCCGGGTGGTTTCAGGGGGGTCACTTTTCCCAGGCCATCTACCGTAAACGTCTGGGGTACCAGCTGGCCAAGTGTGCTGAAAGATATGCTCGCCAGAACCAAGTCCATGATAGCATGCTTGAGCAACagattgtaaaaaaagaaaaaccagATACTCAAGAAGGGGTCAGACATCGATTAGCCAAAATTACTCGTAGGACAAGGAGATGTAAAGTTTGCAACCTGAAAAACGAGCGCCATGAGAGTGTATATGGCTGCACAGCGTGCCGTGTGAATCTGTGCAAGCGTTCTTGCTGCTTCTGGGACTTCCATGGTTTCTCACCTAATTTCCAAGGTTATAAAGTTCAAATACTGACACTAAATATTAATCAAtgtatttctgaatgttttctCTCTATTCAGATGTTGCACAAAATTAAAGAATAGTTTTCAAACAGCTTTTTAATTGGCATGCATTAAAGTGATAATGCATtgtattacatatttttttaacatggaAGATAACCAAaacacattatttacatttattgtcCTAGATTATTAtaattcatgttaattttttttcctgtacAGGTAACGCTAAAGTTGGATTCATTGATTCTAAGAGGTACGTATCTTTATAAAACAAAGTTGTTTTCTGAAATACTTCCTAAAAGATTTGTTGGATTCAAAATTGTAAAACcttgaaatttgaaatgtaaatgGAATGTGCAaaggcttcttttttttttttttttttttctttgctaattttaagtttaaacatttttcatgTTACACAGACCCTGGAAAGTGACGCACTATTTCCCTTCCAGGGAAGGCATGGAGCCTGGACTTAAATATAGAACTGAAATGTTGGAAAGAGGCCTGCAGAGATCTTCAGTGGACGTCAAAACTTTTTCCCATAGTGCCGATGCTAATCTTGATGAAGATGTGGACCAGGAAATGGCCCCTCTAGAAGATGAAGACACTGACTCGGTCTCTGGGACAACAGAAAGCGATGAGGACATGCCACATCAAACAGTGGCTGGACATAAGGTAGAGGGAACGGTAACCAATACACTTTCACAACCTGTGAAAAACCGAGAGGAGACTCTGTCTATTCATCAGCGTCGAATACTACTCCTTGCACTGTGCTCTGGGATTCAGAAAGCAGCTAAAGAAATGGAAACCAAACCTCAGTTGATTAAGACTTGGCTTCAAGACAAAGAGGATCAGTTAAATGAATGCAGCAGCAGGATCTGTGGAGAGGCCGTTGATCGTCTAGTAGAGTGGGTTCTAACACAACGGGAACAGCAGCGTCCTATCAGTGAGGCGAAACTGTTTGAAAAAGCTTCAGAGCTCCAAAGCCAAACCAATGAGAGCGGTTCTTTCCGTATTTCTTACGAGTGGGCCGTGAGCTTCATGATGCAGCACAAATTGGGCTTGGATACCTCTTTCACCGTACATCGGGAACTCCCTAATGCCATGGAGGAAAACTGTCGTCACTTCACAGAGTTGGTACACAGTCAGATAAAGACAAACAACGTCCCACAGTGTGTCATTGGTGCTATGGACCAGCTTTCTGTTTTTGTGGACTTCAACATGCTGAATGAGAAAACCAGAATAAGCAGAGAGACCGCTTTTCAGTTTACTGGGTCTGGGAAGCCTTTTGTAAAGATTTACCTTGCAATGCTTGCAAACGGTACAATGCTACCTGCAGCTCTCTTCACAAGTCAGGCCGCAAACATGCTGAGCAGAAGCCCACCAGACTCAATCCTACTTATGGGCAAAGAGGAAGGTTTCAGTGCAACGGAAGAGCTAGAAGTTTGGGCCACGAAAGTGTGGAAGCAGCATCTAGACTCGCAGAATGAGAACAAAGCCCTGCTGGTTATGGATAGCCATCATTGTCAAACATCTGAGAATATCATATCCACAATCAGTAGCACCAAAGTCTTCCTCGCCACCGTTCCAGCTGGGTGTACGGGCCGACATCAACCTCTAGAGATGTGTGTACGCCCTGTGCTGCAAAAGTTACTTCTTGCTCGTTGGGCACAACAGCCTAGTGATGGTGCATCTGGGGTTAAGCCTGAAGACCTTGTGCAGCTTCTCTTATCTTGGTTGGAAGAGGCCATGTCTTGCTTCTCTGGTAAGACTGAATTTATTCAGCATTCGTTCTGCTTGGCCCGTGTGCTTCCTGATCAAGAAGCACATACAAATTTGCCTGGTAATCCATTGGAGCTGTTCAATATGCTGTCAGAGACCACGCTTGGACCTGAAGTAGTAGATCTTGAGTCAGAAGAAGAAGAGCCAATGGACACACATACAGTAGACAAAGTGAGTCAGGTAACTGAGAAAATTGATCTGACACTGGACCAAGACGATACAGAAAATGAAGTTGAACAAATGAAGGATAAAGACGTAACACCAATTGAGATAAAAAAGACAGAACAACAAAAGGGAAAAAATGAAGAATGTGTGGAAATTGCAAGTGAGTCCACAGATTTCTCACATTCATCCCCTGAATCTGAGACCCCTTCACACAACTCTGAGCAAGATAATTTCTCAGAATCCGGTCTGGATCCCAGCACTTGCCAAACTGACTCGGCAAACAGGTGATATTTGATCTACTAAGAGACACTGTGTAGTTGAACAGATGGATTTGGAGTCAGACATACCTATTTGGGCTGAATGTGACTGAGGATATTTAATGTACAACTTATTGTGTAGTGgagtgaaaatgtttttttttttttttttttttttaatccctaAATACTGTATAGATTTACAGATTAAACATTGCATGATTGACTTTTGCTAAGTTTTCTACTGTTTGTTCGTTTTGTTTATTCACTAGTATGAAACAATATAATATCTTCCACagttttaggttttttttttggtccatgGACATATATTATGTTTAAATTCTACATCCGCTTAAAGTTAATCAGTGTTTTTACATCTGCTTATGTTTCAGTCATTCTGAAGCTGTAATGAGAGCCAGATTAAGGCCCGCAGAGGCAGATAATAAAAAATTGCActtgaaaagaaaaatcaagCAAATACTATTTCAAATAGTACTAAATGATATTGTTTAATTTAGCGATAATTTATCTTGCCATTGGATTGTCCATTACTCAACAATACAACTTTTGTTCCATAACTTTACAGAGTCTGTTAGAGATGAAACACGATTACTTTATGTGGCTGTACTAAAGTCCAGATTGCAGTGTTGGTTGGCAACAGACTCTTAAGTTTTGGTTATTTATCTACTTACAGACCGTATGAACCATGATACACTCTGAAGAGTCTTAGCATTGTGGTATTGCAGCAGCAGTGAATGGAGTGCGATCAGTGAATGTATATTCAGTATTACTTTCAGCATCTGAATTTACCGTAGCACCCACAGGATAGTACACAGTACACTCCAGGTGACATCCATTGACATTCAATTCAAATATGTTCTGTAGCACTTTATTGGTGCCCTTCCATGTTTGTAAAGGTGCTTACTTTGATTTCATCTCTGTTTGCTGCAACAATTTTGTGTGTAATATACATGTACTAAACAGTGAGACTTTATGTAAAGTAGTCTGATTACGAAGGTAAGTGGGAGTTTGTATAACGGGTGTGTTTTGGGAtgtgttattttgattaaactgTAAAGAAGACTAAtcaaaaaaatgataatttaaGAGAAAGTGTTACGTGTGTGACTTGGCATTCTTTGACATgaataaactttaaataaattcagtttgTGCATAAAGCCCACTCTTTTTACCATGCTTCCCTGCTTATTTCTTTAAAAGTACcttaattcaaattcaggaaCTGATTTGGAGGGTCGCGCGCAACCCTGAAAGGCTGTAGATTTAACATTCACTAAACAAAACTAATCTCTAACACACATTTGTTTTCGACCCTGGCAAATATTGTATAGCAGCTGCAGATTTTCTCTTACCAATGAACTTTAACTGTGAGAAAAGAAAAGGGGTCTGTATTTCCTGTTTGTGGTCTGATTTGGGACCGAGGTGGCAAAGCGACATTTGATCTTTTTATTCTTCAATTGAATACCTGGGTGTGGTTTTTCAGGATCATCTCACGGTCACAGTGGTGTTACATCTGAAAGAGTTAATCCAACAACGATATAAAAGCTTTCTGCAGGTCCGACGAGCTTTATTGGGTCAGCGAGTTTCCGCCTGTGCAAGCAGCAGCATGGGTAAGTTTCACTTCTAATGCCCGTTTTGCAGTAGTATTTATTACACACTTTATTTCAAACACTCGATAGGCTATTTTCATCGTTATGTTTAGGACGCAATTGCTCCAGTTTGGAAGAAACTATAGCTTAAGATTCTTTCAATTTTATAGGCCTAGGTTACCTGTCAAAATCATTAAGGTAGAATTCGTGCCATATTGTAGCTTCGCAGTGAACTAAATTTAAGTTTTaagggttgttttttttttttttgactgttgacatgttgactttaaagcgCCATGTAATCAAAATCGAAGTTTAATCCGTGGTAAAATAAGTGTTAACGTTTTTCAACGTCATTGCGTGACAAACAAATACACTTAGTTTTACTTTTCAGTATATATTAATCTCGTGTAATAGCCTAACGTTACAGAAGTAATtgttaatacaaataataaaaaataagaaaaaacatacatttaatgtatttcTCATTGATTCCTCATTAGGCTTTACAAGGAAATGACATCATTTAACACGtttaaaaacgttttgtgtgtgtgtgtgtgtgtgtgtgtgtgtgtgtctgtgtggcgTATAATTcagagttttactttatttCCACAACACTTGATTCGGGGATGGTTGTTCAGTGAGGGGGCTGACCTTCACTTAACCCATAAACATTTGTCTGGCTATCAAGGGAAGGATGTTGAACAATTCTTGGCAAGACATGTTGTCTCCTAGATTCTGACATTAACCATCTGTTGTAGTTGGTTTGTGTTGTTTGTACGTGTATTTTATAAACCTCTTCAATGGCCAGTTTTTCAAAAAGTTTATTCTGGATCAGAATGATCTGTATTTGGAAATCACATGTTTTGCTATCCAGGATCAGGTAATCCATCTTACTTTTATGTtggtttttcaaagcaaaattgGATTGGATCACCCTGATCCAGATACACACTTTTTCAGATGACCAAATCTGGATTACCTCGTGCactacagagcccctaaagcagggcagcaggggtgtccaatcctgctcctggagggccaccatcctgcagagttcagctccaaccccaattaaacacctGAACCAGCCAAGGTCTACTAAACTTCCAGTCAGGTGTGTCGAGGCAAGTTGGAGAAAAATTTGCAGGACAGTGTCCCTCCAGGACAGAGTTGGTGAAAGAATATGAGATGcgggggaaaaaaattaaatgtttttgcattttctcAGAAAACTATTATATGCAAAGTAGTTTAGACCTGTTCATCTCTTATGATTGTGCCAATGTAGTTTACAAAATGGTGATTATGTATgttacatgataaaaatgttgtatttttttaccagttttaaaagttttcttaCACTTTTGTTCTTGAAATCCACCCTTCTGATGGGATCATTATaatccagattttttttaatcaaaggtATCCCAATCTTACTAAAAAGTTATAATACAAACTGATGATTTTATCCAGATAAAAATTAAGATTAAATTTTgtgatctaatctgatttcagaatCCTTTTTTCCTCTTGAACaacccattttcaagatttgatccaatctGATCAGACTACTTTTGAATGATTGGCCCGAGGGCAGTGAAATGTACTATCTAGTAATATCTAATAGTTCACTTGGCGAGGCATCATTCATGCCTTTTAAGAATGAACAGTAACTTGGGACTCACACTCATATAATGCTGCATTATGTAGGCAAATAGATCATCACAAAtaccattttggaaaaaaacagaaaaataggCCACTACTTTCATTCAGTCTGTCAGATTTTTTGTTACGGATGAAATGCAATAACAAGCAA
The Chanodichthys erythropterus isolate Z2021 chromosome 2, ASM2448905v1, whole genome shotgun sequence DNA segment above includes these coding regions:
- the pogzb gene encoding pogo transposable element with ZNF domain isoform X3 → MDADLFMECEEEELEPWQQQNSADDSVGNAESSTPTVSSTPSMVVDIPAEPKTVMIPNLPPIVNTANTVPLITNTLTQRVVPAAVPADIPKAVQGQQVFLASGGGGLGTVALSQVLLPGTSPIGNATNTQPIYFTTQGLPVHNIHPAQPGQSPMSLVLNVQQGQTVRPITLVQAPGTQIFKPAVGATQIITQPAQIRAGAPVANRAQTPSTFSTVQIPATLTIRTTTAVAPPAVNSLATMSSTTLTQPSAARTTTKIVTIKPGNGPLDMQNIMSLVKSVNLPGGAQAQTFVVMSNQKTNNGTVVSSAVPVMTHNVVQTIPVTHTTPSTISNSCPRCGAQFKMIEALRSHMCFCCPDLVQMADTSSTATAVNTPATPPKSVSVVPSIKVDSPPTKAGDTQPRLVMLVDDFYYGTFEGNRVYVPMDNSKEPLSFKCLSCNKRLKNNVRLMNHMRYHVELEQQNGEMDTHTSCQHCFRRFPTPFRLQCHLESVHTAIESSTKCKICEWSFESEPVFLQHMKNTHKPGEMPYVCQVCEYRSSFYSDVFNHFRTWHEDTRHLLCQYCLKVFKHSTSYQQHYIRHQKSTVYHCNKCRLQFLFTKDKVEHKINHHRTFRKPRELEGLQPGTKVTIRAYVGTKKSPGQASSKASTIFQKNSVGSSQTSACSGDQQSQRHGPGRKQVSKTFDYLSKFQEQRALLGRHKCVECTFDIPDFANHYPTYVHCSLCFYSTCCSRAYANHMINNHVPGRVPKASKKGPPSGVKLNCAGCEYSTALGNLMAKHLIKFSNHSHCIFTRKECLETDIEFCQVEEEVEGPQGDEASDVGTQPDWLSMKEWSVPKEEGTVPEFMDSCGPQHIMARNNDVLDYFQLLFPDVLFEQIVFETNSYATYCSSLGQGDPSWHSVSIEEIKGFFGLSILMGLQGQVEPELYWSWDHHQGRHGSRTCELFYRTMSVRRFKQISTHIRMSSMLMENENQSADKLSFFQPMLGILQTSMQDAYRPNKCLTVDQAFLPSHDKGIAQEKSRNSQPRIWLLCDSKSGYCHKLLVLTRQEKNKDLGKSVVPKLIEGLEGKHHHIFLSSSLASVPLMRELYDIGIYCSSSVLPQSLILPKEFWDEPPLNNPGDFQQYEHTPLLATRWKDNKQLVCLSTNADAGQPDVVWRRSPTKIGELCTIERPQAFKLLQDNMRGVDICNQLLTCNQLGGLVLDTNWRRLFWFLVNLSIINSFIVLRETRKDNPPGWFQGGHFSQAIYRKRLGYQLAKCAERYARQNQVHDSMLEQQIVKKEKPDTQEGVRHRLAKITRRTRRCKVCNLKNERHESVYGCTACRVNLCKRSCCFWDFHGFSPNFQGNAKVGFIDSKRPWKVTHYFPSREGMEPGLKYRTEMLERGLQRSSVDVKTFSHSADANLDEDVDQEMAPLEDEDTDSVSGTTESDEDMPHQTVAGHKVEGTVTNTLSQPVKNREETLSIHQRRILLLALCSGIQKAAKEMETKPQLIKTWLQDKEDQLNECSSRICGEAVDRLVEWVLTQREQQRPISEAKLFEKASELQSQTNESGSFRISYEWAVSFMMQHKLGLDTSFTVHRELPNAMEENCRHFTELVHSQIKTNNVPQCVIGAMDQLSVFVDFNMLNEKTRISRETAFQFTGSGKPFVKIYLAMLANGTMLPAALFTSQAANMLSRSPPDSILLMGKEEGFSATEELEVWATKVWKQHLDSQNENKALLVMDSHHCQTSENIISTISSTKVFLATVPAGCTGRHQPLEMCVRPVLQKLLLARWAQQPSDGASGVKPEDLVQLLLSWLEEAMSCFSGKTEFIQHSFCLARVLPDQEAHTNLPGNPLELFNMLSETTLGPEVVDLESEEEEPMDTHTVDKVSQVTEKIDLTLDQDDTENEVEQMKDKDVTPIEIKKTEQQKGKNEECVEIASESTDFSHSSPESETPSHNSEQDNFSESGLDPSTCQTDSANR